The genome window TCATCTCGTACACACACCATTTGCTTTTTAGGAACTTTCGAGAGAGGAAGATCACGGTTTTCCTGCTGTTCTGTATGGCATGCAGAATGTTGTCAGTAACATAGAGTCCAGGTATGAAATCTCTCTTGTCTATACAGAGCTTTAAGCCAGCGTCCCTTTCCAGACGGGGAATAACCTGTTCACGGATGAATGTTCGATCCGAGTCTTCATAAGACACAAAAGCGTCGTAACCAAAGGGATTCTGGTCGACGGTGTCCAGTCTTTGGTAACCCGTTCTCTTTCGCCAGTTAGTCGCCATGTAGAACAGATAACGGAGTTTCCAGCGATGTCGGCGGACGATTCCAACCAGTACCGCAATAAGGAACAAAGCCAGACATGCGCATAATCCACCAATTAGAACAGTGTAAGATCGACAGTGCCGCTGAAGATGATTCAGAATGGAAGTGCTGCCTGACAAAGACACCACTGTGCCATTTTCCAGAGTACAGGAAGTGGAATTTAAATTGCGGATGTCAACTTTGGTTTGTGTTAACCACTCGATGAAATACTCCGTGTCACAGATGCACTGAAGTTTGTTCCTCTGGGTGTCAACTTGGATGGGGGTGAATTGCTGGATAGTATCAAGATCTCTACATAATGACAGAGGGAATGCTTTTAGTTTGTTGTTCGATAAATCTAGATTCCTAAGTTTGACTAGACCGGAAATGTTCGCTCTCCAGTTCGAAAGGTAATTTCCGGACAAGTTCAGATAAGTGAGGTTTGTTAGTCTTGAAAACAAGCTGCGTCCAACCGTTTCAAGTTGATTGTGGTTTATGTCCAGGCGATTTAGTTTAGTGAGATTATGAAACGTGTTCTCGCTAAAGTCTTTCCCAAGTCTGTTTTTTCCGATGAGCAATGTTTCCAGATTTGTCGCATAGGCAAAAAACGTCTCTGAAACTTTGTAGCAATTATTGCCCGTTAGATCAAGATGACGAAGTGTCTCTGACCCTTTGACGGGACCTACCCATTCCTCCAAAAGGTTATTAGCGGCATTCAAATGGCTGAGGCTTGAACTGGTAAATTCCAAATACGGGATGGCGAAACGCAGTTTGTACGTATCACTGATGTTCACCAGCCATAAATTTGGAGGAAGAATTATGCCAAAGTACACGTGATttcctgttgtgtttttgtttctcgAAGTGTTGGGTCGAATTTTACGCAATTCTGCCGATGTTTCGCTAAAATGAATTTTACGATCTACCTTGGGTGTTCTACCGAACGCTGCCCTAGACTGTACTTCCTGGTAACTGGCATCTATTTCAGTGATACTTTTCAACCGTAAAAGGTGAAGCATCTGCCTCACGTTTGTCTGTAAATTGTTCCATGACGCGCGGAGCACTTTGATTGATAACGGCAAAAGCTGAATTACGCCTTCCTCCAGTTGGCCAATGGTGTTGTTGTCCAGGTGCAGTTCCTCAAGGTTCGTGTTCGTGATGTACTGTACGTCCTCCTTCgtaacaacagtcaaatatgGTTGCGCATGAACCCGTCGCATCACGATTTTCCGGATTGTAGACTTCTGGAGACCATACCAGCTGATCGCCACTCCTTTAATCTCCAGGTCCTTATTGTAGCTGTAGTCAATAGTGTCGATGTTTGACATATGTGTGAAAGCCTCTCTGTGGATCCACCTCAGATCACAGTGGCTTAGCAATAAATTCTTCAACGGAACACCACAGAAGTTGACGAATGTATCTTTAGATATGGATGTAAAGGAAGGTGTGCAAGAAAGGTCCAGTGTTTGAAGTGACGTCATTTTGCGAACGCCTTCTCCAAATGTCTTGTTCGACAATCCATTGATTAGAAGCGTCTCCAGTGAAGAGAGTTTACCCAAGGCAACATCCGGGTATTGAATCTCCGGGTCATCACTGTATAAGTTAGACTTTAAACTTAACACAACAAGACTCTCAAGAGAGTCGAATACGTCCTCAGCAAACGTTTTGTTGGACATCTTGAACGGATTTCCATCCAGACGCAAAGTTCTCAGTTGATGCAATCCGTCAAACGCACCTGAGCCGAAATAGGACAGGTTGTTATATGAGATGTCCAGTGATTGCAGAGAGCGGTAGCTCATAAAAACACCATTTGGAAGAGTTTCAATGTTATTGTAGCTGAGAAGTAACTCGGTGACATTTTGGGGGATGTTTTTAGGTACAAATGTTAGATTTCTGTGCGAACAGTTCATAACGACATTATCACCTAACGATACAGCACAGGGGCATGGAAAGATACCAGTCAAATAGCACAGTGGATTTAGTGTCATGCTTATATACTTGGTGCCGATACTTTTGGTTTTCCTGAACTCATTCCAGTTTTTGCCATCGTTGTGGAGACCTGTGCTTTTCCTCGGACTCACTGGTAGGTTGCCCGAATGGCTGGCTAAAACTTTTATTGTTGCTAAGACGCTAACTACGAGCGCAAAGGTCGACGTAGCTGCCGGTGAAGTATACATCCTTATCTCATCAGGAGACAGAGGAAAACACAATTTATCTCAGCTTTgcctgaaaacaaaagaaagaaattataaaCACGATTAAACTAAACTTTAACTTCATTTAATACCTAAGATAATGTCTTGAAACAGACTTGAAACCATAGACACGATTTCGTCTCACAACGTCGATGTGATTGTATGTGACTGTGTCGATCTGGCTGCAGCATATTTAGTACAGTTAAGGCATGGTTTGCAGGGAGGTGAAAATGAACCGTTGACATTTTGAGGGCCTTTgtgtcgaaatagacattcgtaaaccagccgtcaagcaataAGGCCGTTCTGGTGGCGGATGGATTGCTTTAGTATGTGGTcgaacccggggctaggggttGTATACTTATCttgttgaattaaatcgccaccttggatatatgaacagtcgtAATCAAAGCggaactgagatacatattttatcatcaacaacttatattctagcatggtatacCGTGTGAATCTATGCATGGAAACAGACATTAATATACCAGCCATTagccaataaggacgttccgggtgaatgataagaaaacaaaaacaggcaaAAGCTACTGTGTTGCGTTCAGTAGGTAAACGCTCTTACATAGTAAAGACTTCCAAAGGCATAGAACGTCGCACTCGTTCGCAACTTGTGGTTAGAGGGCCAACCTTAACAGTAAAGGCCAGTCACCCTAAGGAAATGTGTACGTTATTTCCGTGTGAGGCTCAGGCCTGTCTACAAGGAAATTTCAGAACAATGATAGAGAACAATGTGTGAGCCATCGAACAGTAGCCCAACCAAGTGACTACATAAAGACATGTTCAGGTGGTCGAGTGAGAAAACAAGTTCGCCTTGATTTGTGAACTGTAACAGTGAACACATAACATGTTTTAGTGAAATGGAAGACAGTTCTTTCAAAGTAAAACAAGAGTTTACTTTTAGCACCCAGAGAGACTGTTAATTTTTGTTAGAGAAAGATGGAAGAAATCAAATCAGTTGTTTGAAACTTTAATACTTAATTGGAGAAGGTTCTTTTAAAATTACGTTTAAGAATTGTTCTTTGCAGCTGAATTCGTCTTGAAAGTCTAGTGTGTTTGTACAGATTGATCTTCTGCAAATCACTTTCTTTAAAGCTTAAGAaaggtggtgggggtggggggtggggggtggggggtgtagTATGTACGTATAATATGTTAGTGCACGTACACGTATTACGTGTAACGCATTGTATTGTGGGACATTGTCTGAGCTGAGCGACAGTAAACCGACATCCTACATCAGTCAACTCTTCTGTGTTACCTCCATGTGCTGAGTGAACACATGGTAACGCGACAATATACACAGCTTGGACTTTGGACTTCTTACACCTTCCCCTTTCTTATCCCCACCCTCTCCCGTTTCCATCTTGTTACGAGGGAATATGACGTATGGAAGTCGATAGAACAATCCAAACAATCCGAATAGATTATGAATAtaaaagacgcacagcatagggAGAAAACCGGAGCGACAGCAGTGTGCTGGCAACGGGTCACAGTTGAAagacaggtgaaatacagccttttgtCAATATACGTAAGAGTTAGGTTTGTTATTTCTGTAAATGGTTAAGTAGCAAATCTCTCCCTAGCACAAaatcttaagcagaattgggtttAAAAAGGCTGATattggatttgatttgattggtgttttatacgcggtactcaagaatatttcacttatacgacggcggccaccaatatgttgggaggaaactggacagagcccgggggaaacccacgaccatccgcaggttgttggtagaccttcccacatacgtaaggagaggaaaccagcatgaactggacttgaactcacagcgaccgcattggtgagaggctcccgggtcattacgctgcgctagcgagcgaaccaactgaaccacgaaGACCCCACatgtattagtacatgtataagcattaTTAACATTGTATTCAGactgtaaattaaaaagagGCCCCTCTGATATTGGAAGTCTTACCTTGCAAATAGTCCGTGCTGGTGTATACCTTGAAGAAAGTCTGTGTTGATGTATACCTTGAAGATAGTCTGTGTTCGTGTATACCTTGCAAATATTCCGTCGTGATGTATATCTTGCAGAGAGTCCGTGTTAATGTATACCTTGCAGATAGTCCGAGCTGGTGTATACCTTACAGATAGTCCGTTCTGACGTATAAGTATGTCGCCCTCTTATAGCAGTTGGACATGAGAACTTTCTGCCCCTGCTTACCCATGGACTTCTGTGTACAACTAAACTAGGCAACACAGCAGtaaatactgtacacataatactTCTGGATTCATTCGAGCCTCTTGTTCCCTCACCCAGCCTTGCTCATGTTACAGGACAGAGGGGTTTGAGATTACGGTATTTACCCAAATAATTGTATAATAATGTACAGAACATTATTTTTGCTCTCAGCCTagataatgcatgtatatggtctCTCACGAGATTTTAAATTACCGCGTGCTTTTGTCTATTTAGATTACTTGCTGGTCCGGATGTTAGTTTGCAATATGGAAAGTTCGGGCAAgatcctttttttttaactcagtGACACATACCATTACAGTCCTTTGTAATTCAATACGCCAAAACGCAGTGTTTTCGTTTCAGTATCAATGCCTGTACTTCCTTGGTCTGTATACCCATAGTTTGTAGATCACGTACAGGGTGAacaccttactcaagacttGTTTTCCTTACTCCTTACTCAAGACTTGTTTAAGGTCAGTGGACAAAGCAAACCGGTGTACCAGCTTTGCTTGCAGTTAACAAAACCCTTCGCCATGCATGCAGCTGAGAAACCACCTGACATAAAGCTCCAGACGAATCCCGgctagagctggattcgaacatacGACCTGATTGGCCAAGAGCGAAATTTAGGCCATCGTGACGTGACGCCGCCATGACATATTACTGTTGTGATGTCTCACTGTCATAATGTGACACATACTGTCGGGACGTGACTCGTGACACCCTCGCGAGGTACGTGACACCATCGTGAAGGGACACGTACCACCCTGATATGACATAACCGTCATGGGACACCATTGTGACGTGACACAATCGTGACGTTACACCGTCATCACGTGACGACGTCGTGATGGGACACCACCGTGACGAGACTCTGTCGTGACATGACACATGTATCGTCGTGGTGTGACACCATTGTGAAAGCACACCGTCATGACGTGATACCGTCGTGGTGTGACAGTGTCGGGAAGTGACATTGTCGTGGCGGTATATTGTGATAAACCCCAATAAAATTAATACATGATTAAACCGATAACAAAAGTTAACATATATACTCTGAATTGtccatatattatatattggGGAAATTCATAGCGTGCAGGCGTGACAGTGGAACGTTGtaacaaccaccaccaccatcatcatcattatcatcatcaccatcatcattatCAGTATAATTAGTATTATTATCTATGTTTTTGTAATTAAACTGAATCTATTGTCATTGGTAACAGCTTTTTTAATGTGGCTGCCATAATGATTATGTGCTCGACCTGAGAGTTGTCACAAAAGCCTAACCGTTAACAAATGATTTCATTGGCCATAGCAAGGAAAAATCTGCAGTCTTACAGCCTTCAATAAGATCGTGTCAAGATCATAATTAGAATATGTTGAGGTGCCCTACGCAAATAACCAGACCGCATTAACTTTTCTGGAAGTCATACAAATGAGGCTACTTACAAAATCTACTTCCTTATTCCCTGGAATCACTTGGCAGGAAATTACttgaaaaacatgaatattAAAGGAACTCGTAAATACGGACGTAGGTTTGTTGTTGACAAACGTATCCAACAACGCCTCGAGAACAGTATTTAGCAGCAGTGACATTAGCAATGACGCAGGTCATGGAAACTATGGGAGAAAGCGACGCCAAAATTACATCGCTGGGAAATTacctgaaaatgacaatggaAAAGCTGTGTGAGAAGGATAAATGGAAGGGAAAATATCATAATGAAACTGGAAAGCTAACCATGGAAGTTCAAAACCTAAATTCAGATCTACGTAAAACAAGGACTGAACTGAAAGAATTCAAAGTAAACTGCGAGATATCGCTCGACAGAGCGGAGCAGTACAGCAGGCGCCACTGTTTGAGAACTAACACACATTGCTTGATAATGAGAGTACGGAAGATGTAGAACTGGCCAATCCGCAAATATAAACATTTCGAAAAATGACACATCAAGGTCACACTTTATTGGCAGAGAGAGGAATCAAATCATTGTCAAATTTGCCACATATCGTAAGAGAACTGAACTGCTATCTGCTGGAAAAGTGTTTCGAAATACCCCTCCTCTTTCATCTATTTTTGTGAATGAAGATCTGACAAAGCGTCGTTTTGCCCTGTATAAATCCCTGCTTAGCTTGAAAAAGCAAGGCAATCTGCATAGTGTGTGGTCATACGATCGAAATATCTTTTTCCGTATGTCTGAAAATATTGAAAGGAAACAGGTGCTTAGCGAATCTGAACTCCCTGTCCTACGTAATGCCTAAATAGACACCTTGCTACAGGCgactttacatgtgtatgtttagcCTGCTCAGATATGGTAAACTACCTGCACGTATAGCTTTATTTTAACGTTTCCCTGACATTCCATGATATAGGCGAGTGAACAGTAAACATGATTTGCCGTGATTCGATCGGGTTTAAGTGCTGTGTAATAATCGCTGAGCTGCATGAATTTCGTGACTGCTGTTCTGTCCTGTGTCAGCGCATGCATTCAAAGGTGTAATCTTTGTAAAGCAGTAAAACATGTTCTGGGTAAGTACTGCTCAATATACACGTGAAGAGACTGCACGGACTTTGCCCTTGTGTTCGTAAATTTGTgttgttatattatataatcGTGCCAAATTTGACCAATGAACTTTAAAATGGATCATTCTGTTGGTAGAAAGCTCCGGCGTCATGCAGGCATCTTAATGTCTCTTCAGGTCAGGATCATCTAAACCCAATGTAAATACCAAACCACATCAGATTTATCAATTTCCTTTATCAACTTTTGATGAACATTTCAGTTTCTTCTCTCTAGGTTTTCTCTGCAGGAATTGATGGTCTAATTTAATCTgtggttttatttgtgtttaatttttagATCCTCATAGTAAATTAACCCTCCCTTTGTTATGTAATACTTTTGGTATTGAACTAATTCATGCTGTATAcagtattatgtttttattttgtgtcacTTTGTTTTGTAAGGGAACAATAAGTTGGATCATTTAGGTTAATTTCACCAAGAAATAATGGTATTTTGGATCAacagttacagttacatttaataatcttgaaaatgttcattataTGTTTGTCTGAGGAACTGCGTATTTATGTGAAGGTTTTAGTGCATGTGCTGTCACTCTCTGACTCTCTTTGTTTATTACCGGTATGTCATGGATAACATAAGTCAGTACAGAATGGCAATTGGGGCATGGCATAATTATATGTGGAATAAAGTGAGTTTACATCCtagaaaattatttacattatttgaagACTTGCCAATTATATTCCTGGGAATTGCATCCCttactggtatatttattttttctgttctgagtACATTATGCAATCTGCATTACTCATTAGTTATACATATGGCAATTTTAATGAGGTGTGGTGATGTACATAGAAACCAAGGACCCCCAAATCAGCACAATTTAtcttgttgtcattttaatgcccGGAGTTTATTGGCCCCAGGTGATGATCAGCTGTCGTTTTATTTTAAGTTAGATGAAATGTCCTTTGtattataaaattaatataattatgaCGTTATATGTGGCTCAGTGATGATATCCCTGATGATGTTGTTACTCTAGGTGGGTATTGTATAGAAAGAAAGAACAGCGACGGACACGGAGGAAGGATGGCAATTTATTGCAAGGAATCTCTTAATGTTACTAGACGTAAGGATTTATAGAATGGCAGTGAGATGTTATGGATAATGGTGGAACAGAATAACGAAAGCGTGCTGACCGCATCATGTTACCGCCCACCTAACCAACCGGCTCATTTACGTGAGCTTTTCTTAAGTAATCTGGAGGAACTGCTATCTTCAATCTTAACAAAAAATCCCGATGCCATGTTAATAATGGGTGATTTTAATGATAGATGTCTACACTGGGAATATATGAACAAATTGAAAATGGGGCTTTATGATATGGTAGCTGGGAAAAATCTTTTTCAACTAATTAATCAACCCACTCGATATACTGATGCCGCTGCTTATGTATTGGACTTAATTATAACGGATTGTATTGGTTATGTAATTGACTACGGAGTTGCCTCACCAATTATTCTAATTATCGACCAGTGTCCCTTCAACCCTCTCTTTCTAAGGTCTTGGAGAAGgttgtgtataaacatttgtaTGAGTGTTGTATGTAAAATAATCTTCTTATACCACAGAACTCTGGAGTTAAACGTGGGGATTTGACTGTATACCAGCTTACAAAAATTGTTTATGACATATACAAAAGTCTTGACAGTGGAAATGACACCTGTTTACTATTTTTAGATGTCAGTAAGGTATTTGATAAAGTCTGGCATGATGGTCTCCTGTTTAAGTTAGAGCAATTGGGTATTGAAGATCGTCTACTTACGTGGGTAAAAGATTATTTGTGTGACAGACAAATTAAGGTTTGCCTTAACGGCACTGAGTCCGAAACTTATCCTATATATGCTGGTATCCCACAAGGCTCTGTAGGAGGAGGGAAATTAGTTTGTAACGGCGTTTCCCCATCCAAGTCGAATGATACACGGCAATAACGAAACgttgaataaattgttttccCAAGTAAACTGCCAGTTGAAActgctttacataaatgtccagtactcaagagaactaagcctttacacagctatcgtaaagaacaccgatggtataaggatacacgcgtggacagtaaagaggGGGAATGTTAACACATTCCACAGAAAATGTTAGGCTTTGACCCTTGACAAATTACGCATGTTCAAGCAACGATAGATAACAATAGAAGACATGCTTGGGTACACCGTTAAGTACACATTTCACGTGTTAGGATCTGTGGCAGCGAGtgagaaaattggcaacagcctgaaaaactttattgtgatttctcaccggttttaaaaccgtgtcttctGACGGGTTCCTAACACCAACACGAGTTAATTCTGCGTAAAATACGCGCTTGGCGTCAATATGACGTCTACAACGAAAAAGAAAATGCGTAACAGTATCTTGTACAAACCATTCCTCACAAAAACCCGTGTCATGGAGattgaatttatgcaaatagctgtttgttttaatgtgaccagacaAGAGTCTAAATACGAGTATTTCATCACAGCGACAGCTGAGAGAGAGATTGTAGCTTACAGAGATTTGAGGGTTGTGAGAATAAAAGAATCTTCCTGTAGCAGAgttatcccattcattttgcCATACTGGTATAAATTTCGGTTTGACATAATTAATAGCTTCTTGTACAGACAACGGGATGGTGTGGGATATATCGGGTTGATCAAGGGCTTTTTTGTCCAGTTTGTCGGCCAGCTCATTTCCATCAACACCAATGTGGGCCGGCTCCCATTCAAACGCCACAGATACACCTTGGTAGCCCAATAtagtacagatatacagtatttcataaACAAGCGCTGCCGACTTATTTCAAATAAAGTTACCAAGTGACTGCAAAGAACTTAAGGTGTCTGTGAAAATAACAGCCCTAATCGGTCTTAACTCGAGTAGATAGTTAAGAGCACACAAGATTGCGGTAAGCTCTGCCGTGAACACGGAAACATAATCAGACAACCGGAAAGATTTTTCATACCTCATTTCTGGAATACATACTGATGAGCCCACT of Liolophura sinensis isolate JHLJ2023 chromosome 13, CUHK_Ljap_v2, whole genome shotgun sequence contains these proteins:
- the LOC135480637 gene encoding toll-like receptor 4: MYTSPAATSTFALVVSVLATIKVLASHSGNLPVSPRKSTGLHNDGKNWNEFRKTKSIGTKYISMTLNPLCYLTGIFPCPCAVSLGDNVVMNCSHRNLTFVPKNIPQNVTELLLSYNNIETLPNGVFMSYRSLQSLDISYNNLSYFGSGAFDGLHQLRTLRLDGNPFKMSNKTFAEDVFDSLESLVVLSLKSNLYSDDPEIQYPDVALGKLSSLETLLINGLSNKTFGEGVRKMTSLQTLDLSCTPSFTSISKDTFVNFCGVPLKNLLLSHCDLRWIHREAFTHMSNIDTIDYSYNKDLEIKGVAISWYGLQKSTIRKIVMRRVHAQPYLTVVTKEDVQYITNTNLEELHLDNNTIGQLEEGVIQLLPLSIKVLRASWNNLQTNVRQMLHLLRLKSITEIDASYQEVQSRAAFGRTPKVDRKIHFSETSAELRKIRPNTSRNKNTTGNHVYFGIILPPNLWLVNISDTYKLRFAIPYLEFTSSSLSHLNAANNLLEEWVGPVKGSETLRHLDLTGNNCYKVSETFFAYATNLETLLIGKNRLGKDFSENTFHNLTKLNRLDINHNQLETVGRSLFSRLTNLTYLNLSGNYLSNWRANISGLVKLRNLDLSNNKLKAFPLSLCRDLDTIQQFTPIQVDTQRNKLQCICDTEYFIEWLTQTKVDIRNLNSTSCTLENGTVVSLSGSTSILNHLQRHCRSYTVLIGGLCACLALFLIAVLVGIVRRHRWKLRYLFYMATNWRKRTGYQRLDTVDQNPFGYDAFVSYEDSDRTFIREQVIPRLERDAGLKLCIDKRDFIPGLYVTDNILHAIQNSRKTVIFLSRKFLKSKWCVYEMNMAWMEGIHSGRDVLVMVLTEKIPTSQLSADIVDVIHNQTYIEMTNNRYGEALFWERLASAIKAN